One part of the Lepeophtheirus salmonis chromosome 14, UVic_Lsal_1.4, whole genome shotgun sequence genome encodes these proteins:
- the Mtp gene encoding microsomal triglyceride transfer protein large subunit, producing the protein MYYYKTPTLSTVVVVVVGIFLGHTVSGETVVQKYEYSAAWFANVSSETINFKVERASVWKKGEDEVVLYTLTPTNERFLVHVSDSAKIVAIYFEGDKPHKNLLKGIASLFLYKTTPWEGWQRDVSGDCYVRYKTKNENRMLRLKDECLSEDTMKHKLHDESGSTEWSSETLIDLKKDKSILKVELVENLVKRDPLMGDYKIESRQDIMLSEYDFIDDVVPEDKYLTVKEVIDAVAKKYKTSFVGEDIATPPDSKRKFKPTQLVALKSKLKYNSLATPEGAKAFISAVKIMRNIDEKTAVSFLKDKLNKNILPQIMDVFGSIHTIDTFKAVLSVFKPESTNNKLLERFIWALSSVEHFWTPKIHHSVQISSELFQHIQHSKFSSESLKESFINSLSLICNNIKSNEEYLNWFLDSFSKCAEEECFLKYMRVLRNIDYAQQEKLGENVLSMANNVLKSDKASKRMKTEAIKLIDSILPELNEEIKTILMTIFINPGEDNSVRISSFEALIENNPNAQLLGEILDNLIADSELTSYVVNKLQSNPKSKRILGELIASGHWNWDVLSTNGQSLSYFEKGKYFSTNFGLELSTNKILKESYLHVSLPNISDFLKMELSTGGLSGFIADKPDPNDDSNAHLSVQLSLLSVPLRPFHLFSSMSELTSLYWSGSMETKQSLLAFNRYIYDSVSVHVFSSGLHFESQLKGALSMDISGSVIVSLFSQTADSSISSGFGFYLKRSLVGIWKEETLISNIHEGSGKVVLDMEGDIRFDGRSCIKMMLQPVDFKEKTSTLSKNHKLGKVTTKENSKDINIPGQTLSLHQKISQLCNEVS; encoded by the exons ATGTATTACTACAAAACGCCGACTCTATCAACAGTTGTAGTTGTAGTTGTGGGAATATTTTTAGGTCATACAG TTTCTGGTGAGACAGtagttcaaaaatatgaatattctgCCGCCTGGTTTGCCAATGTATCCAGTGAAACCATTAATTTCAAGGTGGAGCGTGCATCCGTATGGAAGAAGGGAGAAGATGAAGTAGTACTCTATACTCTCACTCCCACGAACGAACGGTTCCTAGTGCATGTCTCTGATAGTGCTAAAATTGTAGCCATTTACTTTGAAGGGGATAAACCTCATAAGAACCTACTCAAAGGTATTGCTTCCCTCTTTCTATACAAAACAACTCCTTGGGAAGGTTGGCAAAGAGATGTCTCCGGTGACTGCTATGTTCGATATAAAACTAAGAATGAGAATCGGATGTTGCGGTTAAAGGATGAGTGTCTATCTGAAGATACAATGAAGCATAAGCTTCATGATGAATCGGGATCCACGGAATGGAGTTCCGAGACTCTCATTGATTTGAAAAAGGATAAATCGATACTCAAAGTGGAGTTAGTCGAGAATTTGGTAAAAAGGGATCCGTTGATGGGGGATTATAAGATTGAGTCACGGCAAGACATCATGTTGAGTG AGTATGACTTCATAGATGATGTTGTCCCAGAGGATAAATATCTCACTGTAAAGGAAGTCATAGATGCAGTGGCTAAAAAGTATAAGACTTCATTCGTGGGAGAAGATATTGCTACTCCACCAGACTCTAAAcgaaaa ttcaaGCCCACTCAATTAGTTGCATTAAAATCCAAGCTAAAATATAATTCCTTGGCGACCCCCGAAGGAGCCAAGGCTTTTATATCGGCTGTCAAGATAATGAGAAATATTGACGAGAAGACAGCAGTTAGTTTTCTAAAAGACaagttgaacaaaaatatatt ACCACAAATAATGGATGTCTTTGGCTCTATTCATACGATTGATACATTCAAAGCCGTGCTCTCTGTTTTTAAGCCTGAAAGTACAAATAACAAGTTATTAGAGAGATTCATTTGGGCTCTATCTTCTGTGGAGCATTTTTGGACCCCTAAAATTCACCATAGCGTACAAATATCATCAGAATTATTCCAGCATATACAACATTCCAAATTTTCTTCAGAATCTCTCAAAGAAAGTTTCATAAATAGTTTAAGTCTCATATGTAATAACATCAAGTCCAATGAGGAGTATTTGAATTGGTTTTTGGACTCATTTAGCAAATGCGCGGAGGAGGAGTGTTTCCTCAAGTACATGAGAGTTCTTAGAAATATTGACTACGCACAACAGGAGAAACTAGGAGAGAATGTTTTAAGCATGGCTAACAATGTTTTGAAATCGGATAAAGCATCCAAACGTATGAAGACAGAAGCTATTAAACTCATTGATTCAATCCTTCCGGAattgaatgaagaaataaaaacgaTTTTAATGACGATTTTTATTAATCCTGGAGAGGACAACTCTGTTCGTATTTCCTCTTTCGAAGCCCTGATAGAAAATAATCCAAATGCTCAACTCCTCGGTGAAATTTTAGATAATCTAATCGCAGATTCAGAACTTACCTCATATGTAGTAAATAAGTTACAGAGTAATCCTAAGAGTAAACGTATACTCGGGGAGCTTATTGCCTCAGGACACTGGAACTGGGATGTACTCAGTACAAATGGTCAATCCTTATCTTATTTTGAAAAGGGAAAATACTTTTCAACCAACTTTGGATTGGAATTATCAACAAACAAAATCCTTAAGGAGAGTTATTTACATGTCAGTTTACCAAACATATCTGATTTCCTGAAAATGGAGCTTTCTACTGGAGGACTCTCAGGATTTATAGCAGACAAACCAGATCCTAATGATGATTCCAATGCTCATTTAAGTGTTCAACTTTCATTATTAAGTGTTCCTCTGAGGCCTTTTCACCTCTTTAGCTCCATGTCCGAGCTTACTTCCCTCTACTGGTCGGGTTCCATGGAGACGAAACAGTCTCTTCTAgcatttaatagatatatttatgactCTGTATCCGTTCACGTATTCTCATCGGGACTACATTTTGAATCCCAATTGAAGGGTGCACTCTCCATGGATATTTCTGGCTCGGTCATAGTGTCTCTTTTCTCACAAACAGCTGATAGTTCTATATCAAGTGGATTTGGTTTTTACTTAAAACGATCTCTTGTAGGGATATGGAAGGAAGAGACCttgatttcaaatatccatGAAGGCTCGGGAAAAGTTGTACTTGATATGGAAGGGGATATACGATTTGATGGTCGCTCCTGCATTAAAATGATGTTGCAGCCGGTTGATttcaa gGAAAAAACTTCGACATTATCAAAGAACCACAAACTTGGAAAAGTAACTACCAAAGAAAACTCAAAAGATATAAACATTCCAGGACAGACCCTTTCTCTTCACCAAAAGATCTCTCAACTCTGCAATGAAGTCTCATAA